The sequence below is a genomic window from Sorangiineae bacterium MSr12523.
GAAGCCGTTGGTCGCGGACCTGGTGGAGCGCTTGCGCGCGTTGATGGCCACCGCGCCGACGTTCGATCCGGCGCAAAGCAAGCGCACCTTCGTCATCGCGGCGCGGGAGAATCCTGCCACCATGATGGCGCCGGCGCTGGTGCCGCTGGTGCGTTCCCAAGCGCCGCGGGTGCGGCTCGCCTTCGTGCAGCCGCATGTCGACCGCATCTTTTCCGATCTGGAATCGGGCAAGGCGGACGTCTTCATCGGCGCCACCCACGGCACCGGAAGGGACGCGCTGATCAGCCGCACACTGTTCGAGGACGACTTCCTCACCGCGCAGCGCCGTGGTCATCCGCGGGGCACCGGCCCGCTGTCGCTCAAGGAATTTTGCAAGCTGGAGCATCTCCTCGTGGCGATCGACGGCAGCTTTTCGGGCCTGGTCGACGACGCGCTGGCCCGCAAAGGGTACACGCGCAACGTCGTCGTCTCCGTGCAGAACTACGCCCTCGCGCCCATCATCGTGGCCAACAGCGACATCGTGTGCACCCTTCCACGGCGGCTCATCGAGCCGCTCTCCAACGTGCTCCACACGGTGCCCCCGCCCATCGACGTCCAACGCGTCGAGCTCGCCGCCTATTGGCACGAGCGCAGCCAGCTCGATCCAGGACACAAGTGGCTGCGCGACCAAATCTTCGCCATCGCCCGCGCGAACAAGTGATTCGCTATTTCGCTTGCCGATTGGTGTACTCGATGGGCACCCAAGCAAAGCTGCCGCCCGGCTCCGCACGAACGTGCCCAATACCCGGGAATGGCAAATGCGGCGCGGCCACGAGCATTCGCTGTTGCGAGAAAATCTGGAACTGCTGCGTCCGAACCGCGGCCGCTGCCTTCGTATCGAGATCGTAGACGACGGTGACGTTCGGATTCGGGAATTGAACGGCGCCAAAGTGAACGATGTCCCCGATGAAGGTGATTTTCTCCCCACGGCTTTCGGCGACATAAAACGCCGTTCCCGGCGTATGCCCCGGATGAAGGCTCGCCGTGATTCCGGGAAGCACCTCCGTCGTGCTGGAAAAGGCGCGCACCTTGCCTGCGTCGGCATAGGGTTTCACCGTTTTGATGGCCTCGTTGAAGTAATGAATGTCGTATCCCGTCTTGGCCGAATTGGCCGGATCCAGGAAGAAGTCCACGTCGGGCTTACCCAAATGGAGGATGGCATTCGGAAACGAGATTTTGCCGTCCACCACCAGGCCGCCGCTATGATCGCTATGAATGTGGGTAATCAAAATATCCGTAATCTGCTGCGGACGAACGCCAGCCGCCGTCAACGCGGAGAGCAACTTGCCCCCATTGCCGGGTCCGAACAATTCGCCCGCCCCCGTATCCACGAGCACGAGCCGCGGCCCCGCCTGAATGAGAACGACATTGATCGAAGCCTCGACGGGGTTCGTGAGGTACCCGCGGTACAGCGCCCCATCGAGCTCGGCCTGCGACGTGTTCGACGCGATCTTGTGGACATCCTGCGCGACCGTGCCATCGGACAATGCGGTCATGTGAAAATCGCCCACATCGAACCGATAGACCCCGGGCACCACCTGCACGTTGACCTTCCCAGTCGACGACCCCGCCTCGGCATCCGAATCCACCGTCGCACACGCCGTCGCCATCGCCAGGAGCAGCGCCGTCCTCGCGAAATTCACCGCCATTTTCCTCGTGTTCATGGCGCGGATGTGAGGGCGCCCTCGCTGACCGAACAGTTCAGCAGCGTTGATGGCACCCATCCACCGGGTGGATTGACGTGTGCGCACGTGCAATTCGCTCGGATGTCACGATGCATCGCGCAGTGCGTCGCCATAGAACCGTCACCAAGTGGCCAATCGGACGGCTTTCCAAATGTGCGAGCCTAAATGACACCGGTGGACAGCTTGGCCGTCGGCGTGTAGAAAACGCTAGGGCTACTTCGCAGTGCAGTTCTCCCAAGCTTGGAGGGGACGATGAGTCTGAGCAGACGCGCTCTGTTGACCAGTGCAGCCGGTGCCGCCGTCGCGGCAGGGACACTCGCAAAAACGACGTCGGCGACAGCGGCCGCGCTAGGAAGCGGCGACGCGCGCACATTGAAGGCGGCCGCGGACTACGCCATTGCCAAATTGCGTGCGGTCGCGCCGAATGTCACCGGCTTTCCATTGATCACCAAGTTCGAGAAGTGGACCTATACGCAGAACGGCGATTGGGTCGGCGGCTTTTGGCCCGGCACCTTGTGGCTCGCTTGGCTGTACAGTGGCGATGCGCAGTTCAAAACCCTCGCGCAGGATTGGGCGGACAAACTCGCACCGCGGCGCACGGACACCGGAACGCACGACCTGGGCTTCCTCTTCTATCCGTCTTGGGTCACCGCCTGGAGACTCACCGGTGAGGACAAATGGCGCACCGGGGCCATTCAGGCCGCCTCGTCGTTGATCCAGCGATACAATTCCAAAGGCCACTTCATTCGCGCCTGGGGCAACCTCTCCGATCCGAACAATGCGGGGCGCGTCATCATCGACACGATGATGAACCTCGATCTGCTGGCCTTCGCCACCGAACAGACCGGCGATCCCATTTACCTCGACATTGCCACGGAGCACGCGAAGACGGCCCAGCGGGCGTTCCTGCGGCCGGACGGCTCGACGCCGCACGTCTTCGACTTCAATCCCAGCACGGGCGCCCCCATCGGGCCGAACACCGTGCAGGGGTACAGCCCGACCTCGTGCTGGTCGCGCGGCCAGGCCTGGGGCATCTACGGCTTCACCACGATGTACCGCCGCACCGGCAATGCGCAATTCCTGGCCACCGCCACCCGGCTGGCCGATTTCGCGCTCGGCGCGCTCACGCCGGACAACGTCCCGGTGTGGGACTATCTGGCACCGCAAGCGCCCAACGACATCAAGGACGCATCGGCCGGTGTGGTCATGGCGTGTGGCCTGCTCGATCTGGCGAATGCCTCGCAGCGGTCGTCGTACCGACACGCCGCCGTTCGCATCCTCACGGCGATCTCGCAGACCTGCTTGACCACCAAGTCCACGCGGGCCGATGCCATCGTCGCGCGCTGCACGCGCAATCGCCCGTCGGAGGACGGCGTCGAGGTGTCCGTGCCCTACGGGGATTACTACCTGCTCGAGGGCATTTTGCGCATCCTCAAGCCGACGGAGCTCGCGCAGGCCATCGGCCTTTAGCCCTCGCCTTCGATCCTCCCACCCGGATCGTTTCAACGCCGGGTTGACATGGCGCCGCACACGCAAGCGGAAGGAAAACCGTGATTCGTCATGGCCCTCCGCTTGCAATTCGGCGGTCATGCTCCATATCCGTTACGGTTTACCCCTTGCTGTGATCCTCGGGCTCTCGGCCTGCGCTGGGAGCCCCGACGCTGCGGACGACGACCCCGCCCCCAATGCCCTGGAAGGCGCGGAACTCACCGCCGACGAGATGGCGGCGTACGTGCCGCCGACGGGCGCGGTCTTCAATCGGCCGACCGCGGCGGGCGCGGGCGCGGAAAATGCGATTCAGAATCATCTCATTGCGCTGATCGACCATGTGCCGGCCGGCGCGGAGATCCGCGTGGTCATGTACACCTGGCGCGAGGCGCCGGTCGCGGATGCCCTCATTCGGGCGCATGCGCGTGGCGCGCGGGTGAAGGTGTTGATGAACAACGCCACCGACGGCGACTCCACGGCGATGTTCGACAAATTGCGGGCCGCCCTGGGGAACTACGGCGCCAGCGCCCCCTCATGGGGCGCCCAATGCAAGCGAGGCTGGGGATGCCTTGGCACGGGCATCAATCACAACAAGTTCTTTCTCTTCTCGCAGGTCGGGGAGACGAAGAACGTCGTCGTGCAAAGCTCCGCGAACCTGACCCACGACAATCGGGTCAAATTCTGGAACAACGCCTACACCACGGCCGATCAAGGCCTTTATGGACTCTATTCGAAATACTTCACCCGGCTGACCGCAGGCATCACCCGTACGAGCACGCCCCCCAACGACGCCTACACCGCGGAGAACGCAGGGGCCTACAAGCTTTATACATTCCCCAGGGCCGGCTCGACGTCGTCCAGCGACACCATCGTGAACGTGCTCGAGAATGTCACGTGCAGCACCGATCCCTCGTCGCGCACGCGCATTCGCGTGGCCGTGCTCCAGCTTTATCGCCCGGCGGTGGCGTCCAAACTCGTGGCCCTGAAGAATCAGGGATGCCAGGTTTACTTGGCCTACGAGTCGTTCGACGCGGGTGTGGACGACATCGTTCGGAACAAGCTCACGGGCATTCGCCATTGCGCGGGCGATAAAACCGTACACTCGAAGTACCTGCTCATCGAAGCTGGCGCCGGCAGTTACGCCGGAGAGAAGGGCGCGAAGCTCGTTTTCACGGGCAGCCACAATTACAGTCCGAATTCGCTGCGCAACAACGACGAGACCATCCTGCGCGTCGACAATGCCAACGTGTACCAGCAATACGAGGACAACTTCGACGAAGGCGTCTTCGCGTCCTGCCCCGCCTGGCCGTAATTCAGCCAATCACGTCAGGAACATCAGCCAAAGATCCCAGCCACCGCCATTGGCGCGACATTCGTAACCATCTGCGCCACCTGGGTTGGCCGGCCAAAGCAACGATTCACCCTTGGCCCGGCATTCGCTCTCCGTCGCGTAGTGCCCCTCCATGTACCAGTAATTCATGGGCTGGAGGCTGCGGCTCTCGGCAGCTGGATGGGCAGGCTCCGCCCATGCCGGCATGCCAACCGTGAAGCCAGTTGCGGCCAAAACAACGATTCCCAAAACACGCGCGCGCACGTCCATTGGAGCACCTCACCTTGGAAAATTATAGTTAGGAAACTTTCTTAACTATATGACACGGCGCGGTTGAATAGGAAGAAATCCAGGTTGAGCCTTTGGCAAAAAAAGGGCCGGACCATCGGGGGAGGCGCCCGACGATCCGGCCCAGCGAGAAACGGAATTGGCAACTACATTACGGCACGAGCGAATACTCCGGGGCGCGCAGCTTCGTCCCGCAGCCGCCGCCGCACGAGCCACCACCGCTGGAGCACTTGGTGTTGATCGTGAGGTCCGCCTGGATGACGGCTTGGAGGCAGGCGCGGATTTCCGCTTTGATATCGACGGAGATGCCCTGATCGAGTTTCGCCTGGATGGCCGCGATGGCGCGAATTGCCGCCTCGACGTCGGCATGAACGTCGACGCCAACATTGAGGCACAATTGCAGTCTCGCCTGCAGGTCCACGCCAATGTGAGCGACCACGTCGAGCACGAGATCGAGCAATGCGCCCACCAGGCCGAGTTTGGCCTTGAGGTTCGCTTCGAGATCGACTGCGAATTTCGCCTGAAGGTCGGCAATCGCCTCGATGCTGACCGCGGCTTTGATGTCCAGCTGGAGCTTGGCCCCCGCATCGATGACGGCCTGGATGACCTTGGGATCGCAGCCCTTCGATTGGAGGTCGATGACCAGCTGATCGATCGCGGCCTTGATTTGAGCGTTCGCTGCGATCTTGACCTCGGCGTCGACCTTCGCCTTCAGTTCGGCGTTGACCTTGGCCAGGATCTCCACGCCGACGACCGACTTGAGTGCCGAACCGAGAGCGACGTTGAACACCAGGCCAGCCTGCGCCTTCGCATCGGCGATGATTTTGG
It includes:
- a CDS encoding glycoside hydrolase family 88 protein → MSLSRRALLTSAAGAAVAAGTLAKTTSATAAALGSGDARTLKAAADYAIAKLRAVAPNVTGFPLITKFEKWTYTQNGDWVGGFWPGTLWLAWLYSGDAQFKTLAQDWADKLAPRRTDTGTHDLGFLFYPSWVTAWRLTGEDKWRTGAIQAASSLIQRYNSKGHFIRAWGNLSDPNNAGRVIIDTMMNLDLLAFATEQTGDPIYLDIATEHAKTAQRAFLRPDGSTPHVFDFNPSTGAPIGPNTVQGYSPTSCWSRGQAWGIYGFTTMYRRTGNAQFLATATRLADFALGALTPDNVPVWDYLAPQAPNDIKDASAGVVMACGLLDLANASQRSSYRHAAVRILTAISQTCLTTKSTRADAIVARCTRNRPSEDGVEVSVPYGDYYLLEGILRILKPTELAQAIGL
- a CDS encoding phospholipase D-like domain-containing protein, which encodes MLHIRYGLPLAVILGLSACAGSPDAADDDPAPNALEGAELTADEMAAYVPPTGAVFNRPTAAGAGAENAIQNHLIALIDHVPAGAEIRVVMYTWREAPVADALIRAHARGARVKVLMNNATDGDSTAMFDKLRAALGNYGASAPSWGAQCKRGWGCLGTGINHNKFFLFSQVGETKNVVVQSSANLTHDNRVKFWNNAYTTADQGLYGLYSKYFTRLTAGITRTSTPPNDAYTAENAGAYKLYTFPRAGSTSSSDTIVNVLENVTCSTDPSSRTRIRVAVLQLYRPAVASKLVALKNQGCQVYLAYESFDAGVDDIVRNKLTGIRHCAGDKTVHSKYLLIEAGAGSYAGEKGAKLVFTGSHNYSPNSLRNNDETILRVDNANVYQQYEDNFDEGVFASCPAWP
- a CDS encoding LysR family transcriptional regulator; its protein translation is MTSKKIDDLDIDLLLALNALLDSQNVTQAARKLGITQPALSARLGRLRALFDDRLFVAGAAGRGVVPTPRALELKPLVADLVERLRALMATAPTFDPAQSKRTFVIAARENPATMMAPALVPLVRSQAPRVRLAFVQPHVDRIFSDLESGKADVFIGATHGTGRDALISRTLFEDDFLTAQRRGHPRGTGPLSLKEFCKLEHLLVAIDGSFSGLVDDALARKGYTRNVVVSVQNYALAPIIVANSDIVCTLPRRLIEPLSNVLHTVPPPIDVQRVELAAYWHERSQLDPGHKWLRDQIFAIARANK
- a CDS encoding MBL fold metallo-hydrolase, whose translation is MNTRKMAVNFARTALLLAMATACATVDSDAEAGSSTGKVNVQVVPGVYRFDVGDFHMTALSDGTVAQDVHKIASNTSQAELDGALYRGYLTNPVEASINVVLIQAGPRLVLVDTGAGELFGPGNGGKLLSALTAAGVRPQQITDILITHIHSDHSGGLVVDGKISFPNAILHLGKPDVDFFLDPANSAKTGYDIHYFNEAIKTVKPYADAGKVRAFSSTTEVLPGITASLHPGHTPGTAFYVAESRGEKITFIGDIVHFGAVQFPNPNVTVVYDLDTKAAAAVRTQQFQIFSQQRMLVAAPHLPFPGIGHVRAEPGGSFAWVPIEYTNRQAK